Below is a genomic region from Homo sapiens chromosome X, GRCh38.p14 Primary Assembly.
ataaattctaataGGCATGAAGCAACCAGGGGAGAAATAGTCCCAATTCTACCCAAAGACTGATGGGCACTAATTTAGAATCCAGTCTCAATTCTACCTTCAATACGGTGTGTGACCTTGAAAATGtctcttaatctctctgagcctcatgaGTCAAATCAGGATAATGTTAATACCTGCTTCAGAGTTCTGGTGAGGAGCAAATGAAATAACTCCTGTAAAGATGTTTCAGGAATTCTGTCTGACCAGGAAAAAGCCCTTGGGGCCATTTCTTCTTGGTCCCTGACAAGTGCCAGGCTGACGAGCAGAACTCAGGGTGGGGCAGGAAGTCAGTGGACAGTTTTGTGCCCCACTCACTGCAAGGTGGCCTCCCAGACTTGGCTGGATGGGTGAACCTGGCCTGAAAATCAACCACAAGCCCCTTTTCGTTGTGTTTGGAGAGGAGCTGAAGCTGTGTGAATAGGAGTTGAGCATGCGGCTGGCAGAGCAGGCAGGACCCACAGAACACCTGGGCCCACTGCCTGAGGGACAGTCACTCCCTTCTTCATTTGGCTGCTGCCCTGGGATCAAACGGATACAATAGAACCCACGGCGCACGGCTGCCAAGGAAGGGCAGGCCCAAGGGATTGGGCTCCAAGTCCTGGAAGTGGTTTCCCAAGTCACTAGATTTGCAGCGCACAAAACCGGAAAGGTCCCGGTAAACCTGTCCACTGGCACCTGGGCAGCGAAGCGCTTTGGCCGGAGGGCCTCAGGTCCCAGCAGCGGGATGGACAGCGGGGAGATGGCTGACCCTCCTTGGGGTGGTGTGCGTGACCTGCATGAGTGCCTGGGGCATCTCCTGCACGGAATGGCACCCGCACCAGGTGCCCCTGGCCTCGCCAGCCAGAGGACCAGTCCTGGACGGGGAGGGGGAGGACAAGAGCAGGTGAACAGGCCCCAGAACCCGGCTCCCTGACCCTGGCCATAATGCAGAGCTGCCTGGCGCACCTCAGACCACTCCCTGGCCCTCTGGTGGGCACGCCGGGGTGCAGACCCCTCGCCCCGCTGGCACCTCCGTGGCACGTGCGGGAGGGGCAGGAGCCGGGACCAGGAACCGCTGTGGTGAGAGCCAAAGGCACGGGGACTGGCCGCCACAGACCTTTGGCCACCgcagtggggatgggggtgggcgGGCGCTTGTGTGCCCGGGGGCCCGGGGGCCCCCGTGGcgggggggctaggggagaggAGCAGGTGACGTCACCCGGGGACCTGGGGCCCCCAGGGGCGGCGGCGAGAGCCCGACCTCGTGACCCGTCCGCGCCAATGGCCCTGCGGTCTCCCGGACGACGCGGAGGGGTCCGCGCTGCACCGCCGCCGCGCCCCCGCCCCGTGTCCGCACTGCAGAGAGCCGCGGCGAGCAGGCGCCGGCGCACTGGCCCACGTGCTGCGCGAGCGAGGGAGAGCCACAGTCTGAGCGAACGTCCGCGCTGGGAGCCAGGGGTGCCCGACCCCcgtccgccgccgccgccgccgccgcgcatAGCCCCCGGAGAGCCCTCTGGGGACCCCGACCAGAAGGGACCTTGCCCTGGGAGAAGGTAACAGACCCACCTGGGGAGGGAGACGCTGGGCCCCGGGAGACTCCGCCGCCCCTCGCCTGTCCGCCCTATCAGAACTGAAGCAGCCTGCAGGGCAGGGGTCCAGGGTCCTGGGGCAGCGCGGGGAGGGGGCTGAGGCCCGCAGAGACCCcacggggggtgggggtggggggctgggcaggggcggggcctgGCTGCAGAGGCGCCGCCCGGGGAGGAGGgcggctgggggtgggggtgggggtgggcgtgGATGTGGGCGTGCGGAGAGGTGGGCATTAACCTCGCTCTCGCCCTGCTCGCATTCACAGGCTGTGGAGACCTGGGCCTTCTGCGATCACCCTAGGAGTTGATCCAGATATGTGCCTCACGCCCTGATCACTCCCCCCAAATTAGTATCCGCAGAGATTCGAGGACATGCCGTTGACCTTGTTACAGGACTGGTGTCGGGGGGAACACCTGAACACCCGGAGGTGCATGCTCATCCTGGGGATCCCCGAGGACTGTGGCGAGGATGAGTTTGAGGAGACACTCCAGGAGGCTTGCAGGCACCTGGGCAGATACAGGGTGATTGGCAGGATGTTTAGGAGGGAGGAGAACGCCCAGGCGATTCTACTGGAGCTGGCACAAGATATCGACTATGCTTTGCTCCCAAGGGAAATACCAGGAAAGGGGGGGCCCTGGGAAGTGATTGTAAAACCCCGTAACTCAGATGGGGAATTTCTCAACAGACTGAACCGCTTCTTAGAGGAGGAGAGGCGGACCGTGTCAGATATGAACCGAGTCCTCGGGTCGGACACCAATTGTTCGGCTCCAAGAGTGACTATATCACCAGAGTTCTGGACCTGGGCCCAGACTCTGGGGGCAGCAGTGCAGCCTCTGCTAGAACAAATGTTGTACCGAGAACTAAGAGTGTTTTCTGGGAACACCATATCCATCCCAGGTGCACTGGCCTTTGATGCCTGGCTTGAGCACACCACTGAGATGCTACAGATGTGGCAGGTGCCCGAGGGGGAAAAGAGGCGGAGGCTGATGGAATGCTTACGGGGCCCTGCTCTCCAGGTGGTCAGTGGGCTCCGGGCCAGCAATGCTTCCATAACTGTGGAGGAGTGCCTGGCTGCCTTGCAGCAGGTGTTCGGACCTGTGGAGAGCCATAAAATTGCCCAGGTGAAGTTGTGTAAAGCCtatcaggaggcaggagagaaagtATCTAGCTTTGTGTTACGTTTGGAACCCCTGCTCCAAAGAGCTGTAGAAAACAATGTGGTATCACGTAGAAACGTGAATCAGACTCGCCTGAAACGAGTCTTAAGTGGGGCCACCCTTCCTGACAAACTCCGAGATAAGCTTAAGCTGATGAAACAGCGAAGGAAGCCTCCTGGTTTCCTGGCCCTGGTGAAGCTCCTGCGTGAGGAGGAGGAATGGGAGGCCACTTTAGGTCCAGATAGGGAGAGTCTGGAGGGGCTGGAAGTAGCCCCAAGGCCACCTGCCAGGATCACTGGGGTTGGGGCAGTACCTCTCCCTGCCTCTGGCAACAGTTTTGATGCGAGGCCTTCCCAGGGCTACCGGCGCCGGAGGGGCAGAGGCCAACACCGAAGGGGTGGTGTGGCAAGGGCTGGCTCTCGAGGCTCAAGAAAACGGAAACGCCACACATTCTGCTATAGCTGTGGGGAAGACGGCCACATCAGGGTACAGTGCATCAACCCCTCCAACCTGCTCTTGGTAAAGCAGAAGAAACAGGCTGCAGTTGAGTCGGGAAACGGGAACTGGGCTTGGGACAAGAGCCATCCCAAGTCCAAGGCCAAGTAGGCTCGGGAGAACAGGGCAACATTTCCTACCACAGGCCAAGGAGACAAAAGAGATATTggaaggaggggaaagagaagCCCAGACAAACAGCAGATGAGTTGAGTGGGGCAGAGGGACAGGGCAGCCAGACCAAGGCCAAGCCTTCTCACCCTTGGCCAGCTGGAAGGGACTTCAGCAACCAAGACCACCTGGCAACAGGCTCAGTGGGGGTCAGGTCCAGGTCCCCgaagaggtgctggagaggaaagcagggagccactgcatccagcacaTGGGGTGCCTGGGCCTCAGATGGGGACCCCAAAGAAGCAGAAGCTGAAGAAGGTACGGCTGGGGGTTCTGTCCTGCTCATCCAACCACCCCTAAATACCCACCCTGTGGACTTTGAGCTGAACATGCCCACTGGCCCCCAGGCCACATGGGACCTGGAGGAGCCTACCTGGGGCCTGCCCCTGCCAGCAGGTGCCAGGGCTGGTGAGGAAGAGCTGGGGGGCAGAGGTAAAGCCCTGCAGGGGAGGCCACAGGGTCCATCCCGTCTTCAGGATCATCTACACTGCACTAGGGGAGCCCCAGGAAGGCAGCACCCTGGAGGCCCTGTGCCAGTGAGGACAGGAGACCCTAAGGCCCCGGGAGCCCAGTGCCAGCCAGAGGTTGTGCAGGCAAGGAGACCAAAGATTGATGAGAAGACCCCCAGCAGGGGTACTGGGTACCCGGCAGGCCAGTGCCCTCACAGTTGACTTGGACCAGGGTGGCTGTGAAGGGAAGTCTTTGTtgcaaaggaggaggaaaagggaggaCTTGGTAGggttttgtttcttctgcttgtttctgTACAGGGCCACCAGACTCCTGGAGAGATCAAGCAAGGAGAACCTGGGGCTGCCATGGCCAAAGCAACTCAACAGATGCCAATGCCAATTCCAAGGCCAGCCACAACCCTGCCACCTTGGGGAATCCAGCCTGGAGGCATCCCCTAAGCAGCCAGCCATGGCCTGGGTGGAGGCACCTGAAGACGTCTGTCCCAAACTCCCCCAGCCCTGAGCTGGGAGATGACAGGGGGAAAGAGGCCCTCTCAAGGGTGCCAGATGCCTGGGTCTCCCAAGAGGGGTCCCCCAACTCACTGTTCCCGGGACAGGCTGCCCCCTGTTCCAGGAAGCTCATCCTCACCTGTGTAGGCCCCTGTAGTGACCCACGCGTCCAGCAGACGCCCACCCACCGCTAGCCGTTGTTCCTGTGCAAAGTAGTGTGCTATGCACCCACCCAGGTGGCCGCCTCTGGGCCCAAGGCACATGCTGTGAGCTTCCTGTGAGCCCAGGCTCTGCTCACTGCTGTCCCGCGTCATGAGCACCACCTCTGCTTTCCCTGTGTAGATCTAGGCCAGTGGCTGCTTGTTCTTGTGGAGCTGTGTGTGTTCTTCTCTGAGCAGCTCCTCCCCGGAGTCCCCCAGCACAGTCCCAGGAGATGACAGGAAGGAAGCACCAGGGCAAGGCGGACGCTCACCCTGTGACCACGATGGTGACCGTGACTGTGGGAGGAAGAACTGGACCCAGGACGGAGCGGGGCTGCCCTGCCTGAGGCTCCCGAGGAGCTTTGTGCTTTGGTGTTCCACCCCTGTTGTTACTCatgactcagtttccttaacCTGGTAGGGTGTTCCCTGCTGTGTTTTCCAGTGTCCTGTGACTGTCCTGTGCGGGCCATAGGGCAGGGCCCTGCCCCAGCAGATGGGCTTGGGAGGGGACTCCCTAAAGCCAGTGGACACTGCCAGAGTCTACCTTCCTGGCAAGAGGCAGACCCCGGGGCCCTCAGGAAGGAGGGAGTTGGCAGCGGGGGCTGCAGCAGGAGTAGGAGCAGATGAGGCGTCTTGCCAGGAACCTCAGGAGGAGGGGGCCCGGGACCTGTGTGGGACCTGTGTCCTGTGGTGGCCGTTTGCAGTTTCTCTCTGTGTTGTGATTCCCTTCTCTTCAACGTTTTCAGTACGTGTTTCTCTTCAATAAACTTCATTCAGTGTTCCAGCCGGCCTCGCCTCTGCTGTGGGAAACTGGGGATGAGGTTGGCTGGGCATGGGGTTGGGGTGGAGTGAGGGCCACAGTGGCTTTGTTAACACTGGTGTATACTTGGGGCTCGGTCTGCAAGGCATTCTAGAATGCCCTATCTGCGCATGTTGGTCATGAGCTAGGGTTCACGGCCCACGGACCCAGGCAAAGAAACCCAGCTGAGCAGGCTGGATAGTCCCAGTAGACAGGACACTGGTAGGCCCAGGCAGTGGCTGGTTGGGTCCTCAGGGCACTGGTTGAGCTTCTCAGAAATGAATAACATATTTAAGGAAGGGTGAGGGACAGCAGGCTGGACCAGTGGCCCCAGGATCCCTTGTATCACTATTGGGCTTCCACACCTGGAGCATCAAAACCAGGCCCatctctgtgagtgtgtgtgagatggTGAATATGTGTGAGTATGCGTACTAGTGATTGTGTGAGAGTGAGTGTAGGAGAGTTTGTGTGTGTCATGTGTCAGCGAATGTGTGaatatgtgagtgtgtgagatGGTGTGTGAATATGTTAATGTGTGTTTGTATTTGAGTGTGAGTATGCATCAGTTTttgtgtgtgagtgaatgtgtgttAGTGGTcaaatgtatgtttatgtgtttaatgtatatgtgtgttagtAAAAGTATGTGAATATGTGAGAGTGAGAcggtgtgtgaatgtgtgtatgacAGTGAATGTGTGGGTGACTTTGTGTTGTTGAGTGTGCACATGAGTGAATGTGTGTTTCAGAGTGTGTTTATgagtttgtgtgtgcatatgcgtGAATGTGTGGAATGGGTgagtgtgtgagtatgtgtgttaGTGTGTATGAGACAGTTTATGAGAGGGTGTGTGAATTTTCGTGTGAGTGCAAATGTTgggtgattgattttttttttatttctttaagggaTCAAGAGGGTTGgaaagaaggcagagagaggTAGAAGTTTCTTTGCCACCAAACAGCAGTGAGACTTTTGTTGCCTCTAGGCTGATGGCCCTAGAGCTGGGCCTACTAGCTAATCATCCATTTCTGACCCCTGGCACATTCCTATTTTTAAGGTTCACAtggcttcttggccttttggctacgATCAAGTGCAGTATCTATTTTAAGGTCCCTAATCTAAAAATAGATATGTGTTACAGTTATTGTGTGATTAAAGCTGATAGAAACATCCTCGTATGAATCTCTGTggacttttgttttcctttctcccgagtaaatacctaggaatggaatggcTGGGCCACAGGGTAGtggtatatttaactttataagaaacttcaCACAGATTTCCAAAGCTATTGTGACAATTTATACTCTAATGAGCAGTGCTCGTTTCTTAGGGTACTCCAAAAAATCTTGTATTGCCAGCTTTAAACTTTTAACCATTCTGTTGGGTGACTCACTGTGGTATCTCACTGAGgcattagtttgcatttctgtgatgactaATAATAtcgagcactttttcatgtgcttattagctatCTGTCTTCCTTAGCGAAGTGCCTGTTCAAGTCCCTTGCCTAGTTTTTacctggctttttaaattttttattagagTTGTGCAAGTTGTTAAAATACTCTGGATACAAGTACTTTGATATGTGTGCTGGGAACACTTTTTACCAGTTGTGTCTTTCTTATGCATATTCTTAATGGTGTCTGTTCATAAGCTGATGGGTTTAATTATAATGAAGTCCATTgcatcatttgtttctttttacaatgACCACTGCCTGGGTCTTGCCTAAGATATCTTTCATTGGCCCACATTTGCAAACATATtgatctatgttttcttctagaacctCTGTAGTTGTAGCTTTTGCATTTAGGTCTTAGAATATACctatattggctgggtgcagtggctcacacctgtaatcccagcactttggaaggccaaggtgggaggattgcctgaacccaggagtttgagaccagccttagcctcaaaaaacaaacaaacaaacaaccccaaaagttagctgggtgtggtggtgcatgcctattatcccagctacttgggaggctgaggtgggaggatctcttgagcccaggagattgagcctgtgctctagcctgggcgacagagccagctcctgtctcaaaaaaaaaaagtacctaaaTTAGTTTTTGGTGTGGGGTCAAGATGCATTTGAAAAGACTTTCCTTTCGACATTGATTTTATTTAGAGTGTTGGTCAAAAACTGTTTGACTTTGTACCTGTGGGTCTATCACAGGGCTCCTCTCTTCTACATGTTTCACTTCTAAAGCTTCCATTTGATTCTCCATTATCGGTGTTGTTTTTCTGTTGAGATCCTTCCTTAATCatttcttcatcattttcatgtttctctttcAATTCTGGAACAACACATTTACTTCTAATAACTGTCTTTAAGTTCTCATCTGCTAATCCCATCGTCCTTGCCATTTCTGGGCCTATTGAAACATTTTCTCCTTGGTGTGGGTCACGTTTTTCTCCTTCCCATGTCTAGAAGTTTTTGTGTAAAATCTGGATATTTTAGGTTAGGATGTAAAATATCTTGGTCTTGTTGTTTCCATTAATTCTGTGTTGAGTTGTTCCAGCAGGCAGTTTGTTTACTTACAGAGCAGCATAAGCCTTTGAAGCcttgtttttaaactttgttaaTGTGGGTTTTCATTCTACCTTAGACTTGCTCCCGAGGTGTGGCATTTCTAGGCTCTGTACTGAATGCCCAGCTATTTCAATGTGGTCTCTCCACTGTGGCTGGTGGGAAATTGAACATCTCTGAACACTGTGTGAGCTTTGACAATTGTCCAGCTCACAGCTTTGGAGGTGTTCTGTGCTCAACCTTGTGGTGTCTCTATCTGAGCAGAACTTAGTATGCAGCCAAAGACTCAGTGGGAACTTTGTGAGGTGCTCTGGAGctctttctttgctcatttcccttctcttctgtACAGTGACTGCAAATTCTAGAAACCCCAGTGGCATTCAATTGCACAACTCAGTGAGAATGCCACATGCTGTTTGCATTCTTCCTTTGCTTTGCCATAGACTGTAAGTGCTTCTAAGCTGATATCTGGGCTGATCTTTGGCCCTACATCATTTGTTTCCCTTCTCTCAAAACTTGCAGTCCTGGTGAGCTCTCCACAGCCAAGGCACTCACTCTTTGATGAATGGGGTTGAATGATCTGTAGATATTTGGAGGCTGTAGTGAAAGTTAGTGTGGCTGGGTCCCAGGGTGATGGACAGAGAGGCAAGGAGAAGACAATAGCTCCATAGGGAGGTCAGACAGGGCCACGAAGGGTCTGTAATGCTAAGTACTTTGCTAACAACTTTGGACTTCTGCCCTAGAAGTGCAGCAAGGCACCTGGGTCTTCAGGGAATGACCACTGCCCTGATATTTGTGAAGGATAGGAATGACCTGCTCATGTCTGTGAACTAGAAAAGTCAGCGAGGAAGCAGTGTTAGGGATAGCTTGGAGGGGGCATTCGTATACACCAGAGGTGGCTACAGAGATCGAGATGTTGGCTAAATCCAGGGACTACTGAGTGCTCTCATCTGCTGAGGTTGGAGAGACACCAGAGCCAGGAGACAAGGAGATTTCTGTTGGACAGGGTCTCTTTCCAGTCTTGAGCCACACTTCCCCTTGGGAAACTAGAGTTTTGACTGATCATCAAAAAGCCCCTAGAGGTAGCTCTTGTCAGCTAGCACTACTCACCTTCTTCCCATCCCCCCATCCAAAACTCCAGGCCATGGGGTCACATTGTGTCACAAGAGGGACGGCCTGGGATCTTCCGGAGGCCATGTGCTGCTGGCTGCCTTCTCTCCTCTGAGCTGACACCCTTAAAAGCCTTATTTCTACCAGAAAGTGTGGTATGTCCTCAAGGAGGCACAGTTCAGCCCAGctcagtgtgatggttaatactgtcaacttgattggatagAAGAATataaagtattgttcctgggtgtgtctgtgagggtgttgccaaaggagattaacatttgagtcagtgggctgggaaaggcggACTCACCCTTAAACTGGGTGGGCACAATGTAATCAGCTGCCATCGAGgttagaatataagcaggcagaaaaatgtgaaaagagacaCTGGCCTAGCCTGTcagcctgcatctttctcccatgctggatgcttcctgcccttaaacatcggactccaagttcttcagttttgagactcaggctctccttgctcctcaagcttacagacagcctattgtgggatcttgtgatcgtgtaagttaatacttaataaactcccacatatattatatatatatatatatacacacacttaataaactcccatatatatatatatggttataaactcccatatatatatatgggagtataaacacttaataaactcccatatatatatatatatgtatatgtgtatatatatatagtttatatatatgtatatgtatatatagtttttatatatatatgtatatgtgtatatatatatgtatatagatccCATTAGTTCTATCCATTTAGAGAACCCTGATATGCTCAGTTCCAACAGACTTTCACAG
It encodes:
- the PNMA3 gene encoding paraneoplastic antigen Ma3 isoform 2 (isoform 2 is encoded by transcript variant 2); the protein is MPLTLLQDWCRGEHLNTRRCMLILGIPEDCGEDEFEETLQEACRHLGRYRVIGRMFRREENAQAILLELAQDIDYALLPREIPGKGGPWEVIVKPRNSDGEFLNRLNRFLEEERRTVSDMNRVLGSDTNCSAPRVTISPEFWTWAQTLGAAVQPLLEQMLYRELRVFSGNTISIPGALAFDAWLEHTTEMLQMWQVPEGEKRRRLMECLRGPALQVVSGLRASNASITVEECLAALQQVFGPVESHKIAQVKLCKAYQEAGEKVSSFVLRLEPLLQRAVENNVVSRRNVNQTRLKRVLSGATLPDKLRDKLKLMKQRRKPPGFLALVKLLREEEEWEATLGPDRESLEGLEVAPRPPARITGVGAVPLPASGNSFDARPSQGYRRRRGRGQHRRGGVARAGSRGSRKRKRHTFCYSCGEDGHIRVQCINPSNLLLAKETKEILEGGEREAQTNSR
- the PNMA3 gene encoding paraneoplastic antigen Ma3 isoform 1 (isoform 1 is encoded by transcript variant 1) encodes the protein MPLTLLQDWCRGEHLNTRRCMLILGIPEDCGEDEFEETLQEACRHLGRYRVIGRMFRREENAQAILLELAQDIDYALLPREIPGKGGPWEVIVKPRNSDGEFLNRLNRFLEEERRTVSDMNRVLGSDTNCSAPRVTISPEFWTWAQTLGAAVQPLLEQMLYRELRVFSGNTISIPGALAFDAWLEHTTEMLQMWQVPEGEKRRRLMECLRGPALQVVSGLRASNASITVEECLAALQQVFGPVESHKIAQVKLCKAYQEAGEKVSSFVLRLEPLLQRAVENNVVSRRNVNQTRLKRVLSGATLPDKLRDKLKLMKQRRKPPGFLALVKLLREEEEWEATLGPDRESLEGLEVAPRPPARITGVGAVPLPASGNSFDARPSQGYRRRRGRGQHRRGGVARAGSRGSRKRKRHTFCYSCGEDGHIRVQCINPSNLLLVKQKKQAAVESGNGNWAWDKSHPKSKAK